In Nitratireductor mangrovi, the genomic window TGCCATGCTGACCCGATCCCTGCGCGCCGACCTTGGCGTGATGATTTCGGCGTCGCACAACGCCTTCCATGACAACGGCATCAAGCTTTTCGGGCCAGACGGCTACAAGCTGTCGGACGAGATCGAGATGCGCATCGAAAGCATGCTCGACCGCGACCTGTCGGGCGAACTTGCCAGTTCGGAAGGCCTCGGACGGGCCAAGCGTATCGACGGCGTGCATGACCGCTATATCGAATTTGCCAAGCGGACCCTGCCGCGCTCGGTGTCGCTGGCCGGCATGCGGGTCGTCGTCGACAGCGCCAACGGTGCGGCCTACAAGGTGGCGCCGGCAGCCCTGTGGGAACTTGGCGCCGAGGTCATCGCCATTAATGACGAGCCCAACGGCCTCAACATCAACGATGATTGCGGCTCGACCCATCCGCTCAATCTTTGCAAGAAGGTGCGCGAGGTCAGGGCCGACATCGGCATCGCGCTCGACGGCGACGCCGACCGCGTGCTGATCGTCGACGAAAACGGCTCGGTCGTCGACGGCGACCAGATCATGGCGCTGGTCGCCGAATCCTGGCACCAGGCCGGGCGTTTGGCCGGCGGCGGCGTCGTCGCCACGGTGATGTCCAATCTCGGCCTGGAGCGCCGTTTAGATGATCTCGGCCTGCAGCTTCACCGCACCAAGGTCGGCGACCGCTACGTCGTCGAGCATATGCGTGCCAACGGGCTCAATGTCGGCGGCGAACAGTCGGGCCATATCGTGCTTTCCGACTATTCGACCACCGGCGACGGCCTTGTTTCGGCGCTTCAGGTCCTCTCCTGCATCAAGCGCTCCGACCGGCCGGCCAGCGAGGTCTGCCGCAAGTTCGAGCCGGTGCCCCAGGTGCTGAAGAATGTCCGCTTCAATGGCGGCAAGCCGCTGGAGACCGATTCCGTGCGCGCCATGATCGAGGACGCCAAGAGCCGTCTCGGCAAGGCCGGGCGTCTGGTGATCCGTCCTTCCGGCACGGAACCACTGATCCGTGTCATGGCTGAAGGCGACGATCGCTCGCTTGTGGAAAAGGTCGTCAACGACATCATCGGC contains:
- the glmM gene encoding phosphoglucosamine mutase; the encoded protein is MSRRYFGTDGIRGRANSFPMTADVAMKVGMAAGLSFQRGDHRHRVVIGKDTRLSGYMIENALVAGFCAAGMDVFLLGPVPTPAVAMLTRSLRADLGVMISASHNAFHDNGIKLFGPDGYKLSDEIEMRIESMLDRDLSGELASSEGLGRAKRIDGVHDRYIEFAKRTLPRSVSLAGMRVVVDSANGAAYKVAPAALWELGAEVIAINDEPNGLNINDDCGSTHPLNLCKKVREVRADIGIALDGDADRVLIVDENGSVVDGDQIMALVAESWHQAGRLAGGGVVATVMSNLGLERRLDDLGLQLHRTKVGDRYVVEHMRANGLNVGGEQSGHIVLSDYSTTGDGLVSALQVLSCIKRSDRPASEVCRKFEPVPQVLKNVRFNGGKPLETDSVRAMIEDAKSRLGKAGRLVIRPSGTEPLIRVMAEGDDRSLVEKVVNDIIGVIGTVKTAA